The Deltaproteobacteria bacterium DNA window GTCCGTGGATCGACTTCACCTGGGGCTTCCAGGTCCTCGCCCACTTCTTCTACAACTATCTCGGTGGATGGACGGGGCTCTTCATCCTCCAGTCGCTCGTGACCGCGGCCACCTTCCTCGTCGTCTACGCCAACGTGCGCATCCTTTCCGAGGGCGCCGGTCCCGGCCGGGGGCTCTTCGTCATGGCCCTCCTCTATGTCGTCTTTCTCGGCTCGGGAGACCGGTTCTTCATACGGCCCCACATCTTCTCCTACCTCTTCATATCCACGTGGTTTCTCGTATACACCCTCTACGAGGAGCGCGGCCGAAAGCGCATCCTCTACCTCCTGCCGGCGCTCGAGGTCCTGTGGGTCAACATCCACTCAAGCTTCATCCTCGGCGTCTTCATAGCCGGCGCATACGCCCTGGGCCGGGCGCTCGACAACATGAGGCGCGGCGGGCCCGGGAAGGTCCTTGACGGCCTCGGCCCGTACGTCGCCGCCGCAGCGGCGCTGCCGGCGGCGGCCCTCATCAATCCCTACGGCATCGAGCTCGTAATCTTCCCCTTCGTCCACCAGAGCCCGGACAACGCCGACGCCCTGCGTCACATCGCCGAGTGGTCCGCCTTCCCTCTCAAGCAGCTCCTCTTTCTCTACCCCCTTCCCCTCAACTACTTCGCCTTCAAGCTCCTCTTCTACCTGACGCTTGCCTCCCTGGCGCTCAACTTCGCAAGGCTCAGGACGAGGGACCTGCTGCTTGCCGCCGCCGCCTTCTACATGGCCGTCACCCACGTGCGCTTCATCGCCCAGTACGCCTTCTTCGCGGCCCCGGTCATAGCCTCCAACATGGGGCGCTTTCTCGACGGCCGCGCCGCCGCGCGCCGCCGCACGGAGATCGGTTCGGCCGTCGCGGCGGCGGCGCTCCTCGCCTTCTTCGTCATCGACCTCCTGTGGCTCAAGGACGGAAGCGACTTCGGCCTCGGCGTGAAGCCCGAAAAATACCCCGTCGGCACGGTGGCCTTCATCAAGGAACGGCGCCTTCGGGGAAAGATATTCAACGAGTACATCTACGGCGGCTACCTCGCCTTCGAGACCTGGCCCCACGTAAAGCCCTTCATCGACGGCAGGACGCCGACGGTCTACTCGCCGTACTTTTTCTGGACGACCAGGCTCGCCGACGACGAGGGCCGGTGGAGAAGGCTCGTCGGCGAGCACGGCGTGGAGATGGCCCTCGTCAAGCTCGACGGCGCGCTCTGTGCGCGACTGCGCGACGACGCGGGGTGGAAGGCCGTGAGCTTCGACGACACGGCGGCGCTCTTCGTGCGCGACGTGGAGAAGTTCCGGTCCGTCATAGAGGAGTGGGGCATCGAGCGGCTCAATCCCTGCAGGGACGAAGCGAGCTACAGGCTGCCCGACGACGCCGACGAGCTCGAGGCCATGCGAAGGGAGGCGGCAAGGCACGCCGCCAGGAGCGCCGGCGTGGCGGCAAGACCCGCAAGGCTGCTGGGGCTTGTGGAGACCGCCATCGGAGGCAGCCGCATCGAGGAGGCGATCCGCTCCCTGGAGAGCGCCCTGAAGGTCGTCGACAGCGCCGAGATCCGCTTCGACCTCGGCATGGCGCTGCTCAAGGCGGGCAGGAGAGAGGCCGCCGCAGCGGCCTTCAGGGAGGTCCTGCGCCGGGACAGCGACTTCAAGGACGCCTACCTGAGGCTCGGCCTCATCGAGCAC harbors:
- a CDS encoding tetratricopeptide repeat protein, translating into MKTRATERRAFIEGVLLLALLFFTVLGAFQKQRWDSDIFWALRSGEWIVSHLEVPAADPFSSTFGGRPWIDFTWGFQVLAHFFYNYLGGWTGLFILQSLVTAATFLVVYANVRILSEGAGPGRGLFVMALLYVVFLGSGDRFFIRPHIFSYLFISTWFLVYTLYEERGRKRILYLLPALEVLWVNIHSSFILGVFIAGAYALGRALDNMRRGGPGKVLDGLGPYVAAAAALPAAALINPYGIELVIFPFVHQSPDNADALRHIAEWSAFPLKQLLFLYPLPLNYFAFKLLFYLTLASLALNFARLRTRDLLLAAAAFYMAVTHVRFIAQYAFFAAPVIASNMGRFLDGRAAARRRTEIGSAVAAAALLAFFVIDLLWLKDGSDFGLGVKPEKYPVGTVAFIKERRLRGKIFNEYIYGGYLAFETWPHVKPFIDGRTPTVYSPYFFWTTRLADDEGRWRRLVGEHGVEMALVKLDGALCARLRDDAGWKAVSFDDTAALFVRDVEKFRSVIEEWGIERLNPCRDEASYRLPDDADELEAMRREAARHAARSAGVAARPARLLGLVETAIGGSRIEEAIRSLESALKVVDSAEIRFDLGMALLKAGRREAAAAAFREVLRRDSDFKDAYLRLGLIEHERDEHERALDYLDRYLELAADDAVHEAYLARGLSCFTLSRYRCAVEAFKRAAFTTDDPGEMANIYYRTANSLLELRRDREAADYYRRALAVSPDYEAVLRELALRLRELGRTGAARMVAALLAAPGAPPGPPL